TCTCAATCGTACCAAAGTGGAATTGAAATTTATTACTAGATGATTTACTTTATTATGAACAACCTCTCTCAATCGTACCAAAGTGGAATTGAAATGGGAAGACAAGAGAGTAATGAAGTATCTTAAGACGTTCTCTCAATCGTACCAAAGTGGAATTGAAATTTATATCGAGAATGGTTCTCTTAATGGTGAGAGTTTACTCTCAATCGTACCAAAGTGGAATTGAAATGAAGTTATGATGGATTTATATGAATTAGAGAGTGATACTCTCAATCGTACCAAAGTGGAATTGAAATAAAGAAATGATCGAAAAGATAAAACAATTATACGGAGCTCTCAATCGTACCAAAGTGGAATTGAAATCTGTATTTTCCTGCAGAAGACGATAAACCAGCTGCTCTCAATCGTACCAAAGTGGAATTGAAATGCAATAGCTTCTAGTTCTATTGCAATATCTATTAACTCTCAATCGTACCAAAGTGGAATTGAAATAATTTAAGTTATTAGAAGCTAAAAAAAATCATAATTCTCTCAATCGTACCAAAGTGGAATTGAAATGAAGAAGATGAATGGGATTACTAACCTAGTAATTTTTCTCTCAATCGTACCAAAGTGGAATTGAAATTCTACAAACCCATCTTGATTTACGTAAGTTTGCGACTCTCAATCGTACCAAAGTGGAATTGAAATACATCAAATGGGGGTGTAACTATGCAAGCTGGCTCAACTCTCAATCGTACCAAAGTGGAATTGAAATTTTGTTAGTATTTTTGTTTGTGTGCCATCGCTAAGTCTCTCAATCGTACCAAAGTGGAATTGAAATGACGAACAACTAGATTTGCTATTTAAAGTTGGGGATACTCTCAATCGTACCAAAGTGGAATTGAAATAATTTTATATCAATAGGGGTACTATTAATGGATAACGCTCTCAATCGTACCAAAGTGGAATTGAAATTTAAGAATGAAAACTTACCTGTAGATGAAAACCCGACTCTCAATCGTACCAAAGTGGAATTGAAATTGAAGAATATCGCTGCTTTCATTTTTTATAATTGCTCTCAATCGTACCAAAGTGGAATTGAAATACTCTAGGGAATGATAATATATTATTCTTATAACTCTCTCTCAATCGTACCAAAGTGGAATTGAAATCAGATATAATGGCTGGAAAGATAGAGCTTAAAATATTCTCTCAATCGTACCAAAGTGGAATTGAAATCGGCATATCTTGACAATAAAAGTGAAGTGTGGGGGCCTCTCAATCGTACCAAAGTGGAATTGAAATTTATTCTTTGTAACGTACCCATCCGGCCAACTACATTAAATTCTGAGGAAATAGCTCATACAATTTATTCACTTTATGATCTGCAATTTGTTCAAGTACTGAATTGAGCCATTTTTGAGGATCTACATTGTGCATTTTACAGGTTCCAAAGAATGTATAGAACATAGCTGTTCTTTTTGCACCTTCATGCGATCCTGCAAACAGGTAATTTTTGCGACCAAGTGCATTGGGACGAATACTGTTTTCAATAGGATTGTTATCGATCAACAATTCTCCGTTATATAGATATGCCAGCAGACTATCCCATAAATTAATGGCATATAAAAATGCCTTTCCAATGGGACTTTTGGGAAGTACCAACTTGCTTTCATTACAAATCCATTTTCCAAAATTATTCAAAACCGGAAGCGATTTTTCCAGGCGAACAGCTTTTTTCTGATCAGCAGATAAATCTGATATTTCTCTTTCAATGGCATATATCTTTTGAATTTGGAGCATTGCAAATTCGGCTCTGGTTTGATCTTGATCCAGTGCTTTTTCAAAATATCGGCGGGCATGAGCCCAACAGGCCAAATGGGTAACTTCTTTTTTATTTTTATACTGATCGTAAACTTTATATCCGTCGGTTTGCAAATATCCGGCAAATTCATTCAATATTTTTCGGGGAGCATCCTTATTTCGCCTCTTTTGATAATCGAAAACAACCATCCGTTTTAGCGGCGAATGATAAACCCAATAAAATCCACGATGGGTTTTGCCTTTTTTCTGTTTATCTAAAACCCGGGTTGGCGTTTCATCAGCCTGCAGGTAACCATCATTTTTAACAGTATTTACCATGGCTTCATACAGCGGATTTAACAGATCACCCAACTGCTGTACCCATGAATCGATAGTTGATGGAGCAATTTCGATATCAGCTCGTTTGAAAATCTGGCGTTGACGATACAATGGCAGATGATCCACATATTTATTAATCAAAATAGAAGATAAAAGGGCATTTCCGGCCAAACATTTTTCAATGGGACGTGAGGGCATATTAGCAATTAAGACACCTTCCTGATTTTCTTTTTCGTATTTTGGACGAATTAAAACCAACTTGAAAAACTTACCTGGTGTATATTCTAAAATCTCGGTTCTTTCCTCGCCAATTTTCTTTAAGCCATTTATATTTTCTTCCGGATTAATGATGATTTCACGCACAGGCAAATGTTCCGGCAATTTGTTTCTTCCTTTATGATTGCTGGCTTTTTTACGGGTATAACTGATCTTTTCCTTTACGGTTTCATCCTTTATATCTTTATCTTTTTGGGCAAGTTCTTCGAAAGATAGGCTTAATTGATTTTCGTCAACAGAACCTTTTGCAAAACGTTCACTTTTACTACCAAATGCAATGCGCTGTAATTGTTTGATATAGTTTTGTTGGCTGGTAATGATCTGTTCATTTTCCTGAATCAACAAATTTTGCTTTTGAATTAACTCCAAAAGTTCATCTTTGTTCTTATTTTCCAGCTTTAAACTCATGATGTTAAAATACATCAAAGCCTTCTAAAAACCTGATTATTCATAGAATTTTAATCAACAAAATTTGTAGATAAATATCTTCTACGTTTCTTGCATTTTTCAAAATCAATTCCCTGTAAAATCATGAATAATTCTTCATTAGTTAACTCAAAATTAGGAGTATCAATTCGTGCTGTTGGTCGCTTAAAAGTGCCTTTTTCCAAACGTTTGTAATAAATACAAAATCCATCGCTATCCCAGGATAATATCTTTACATGAGTCCTGTTTTTATTAAAAAACACAAAAAGGTATCCATTCATAGGATCCAATTGCATCCTGTTTTGTACCAGACCCGATAAGCCATCGAAGCCCTTGCGCATATCACAAGGCTGACTGTAGACAAATATTTTTGTGTTGGTTGAAATTGCAATCATCTACTCGTAAATTATAATTTGAGTTCCCGATTTTGTCGTGATTTCCATAACTTTTTCAGCCTGTTTTTTGCCATCCGATAAATTGATCTCTTGAAAATGCCCTTCAGATTGACAGGATCCCTCACTTGGATTTTGCAAACGGTATTTTTTCAGCCAATACTGTAATCCGTGTCGGGTATAATCTTTTCCCTTCGAAAATTCATACTGATTTAAATCGCTCTCCAAATACAACTCAACCTCCTTAAACATGATTTCTTCTTTTGTCATGCTCCAAAATTAAATTATCGAAAAATGAAAGAAAAGATGGGCTTGGTCGGATGGTTACAATCGTACCAAAGTGGAATTGAAATGCTATAAATAAAATTGCTGTTTTCATGATTTTTTTCTCTCAATCGTACCAAAGTGGAATTGAAATGGATTTAAATTTTTTTAGAGTTTCAAAATGATTATTGCTCTCAATCGTACCAAAGTGGAATTGAAATAGGCTGAAGATTACGCCACCCGCTCGACCTATTGGGACTCTCAATCGTACCAAAGTGGAATTGAAATTGTCTAGGAATCTACTGTTTCCTATTTTTTCAATTACCTCTCAATCGTACCAAAGTGGAATTGAAATCTATTAATGCGGTGTGAAAATCATTCTCTATAAGTAACTCTCAATCGTACCAAAGTGGAATTGAAATCGATGTAAAAAATGAGATTGAAAAGGAAGAAAAAACACTCTCAATCGTACCAAAGTGGAATTGAAATAAATATTAAAGCTAAAAACGATAGGCAAAATACTATCTCTCAATCGTACCAAAGTGGAATTGAAATACTTAATTGTGGAGGTGCCATCATGTTTAGTAGTGTCTCTCAATCGTACCAAAGTGGAATTGAAATGATAAATTAAGATTAATTCATCAATTTGTTACATCACCTCTCAATCGTACCAAAGTGGAATTGAAATATCGTAAATTCTTACTTGCCGCATATGCAAATTTCACTCTCAATCGTACCAAAGTGGAATTGAAATGTTGTTCCGCTTCCTGCAACATTATCAAGTACAATATCCTCTCAATCGTACCAAAGTGGAATTGAAATTATCAATAGTATTCTTATCATCCTCTAGCCATTTTACTCTCAATCGTACCAAAGTGGAATTGAAATACAAGAGCAGTAAGAAAATTCAGTAGGTCTACCAGCTCTCAATCGTACCAAAGTGGAATTGAAATTAGTAAGGGTGTTGTTAAGGGGGGTGCTCAACAAGGGCTCTCAATCGTACCAAAGTGGAATTGAAATCTGAGATTTAACATCTTGCGAATCGTCTGAAACTCCTCTCAATCGTACCAAAGTGGAATTGAAATGCTTTTAGATGTCTTACCTTTTCGCCCTCCTCCAGACTCTCAATCGTACCAAAGTGGAATTGAAATAACGATACAGGCGAACGAATAACATATATGATTTCACTCTCAATCGTACCAAAGTGGAATTGAAATTTAAATGTAGTAGGGAATATAGTAGCTAGTGGTAGTCTCTCAATCGTACCAAAGTGGAATTGAAATGTTCAGATAGTAATGCCCCTTATATGGATGTTTTAGACTCTCAATCGTACCAAAGTGGAATTGAAATGCTACACGAATTTACTAGCAATTTATGGCCATATTCCTCTCAATCGTACCAAAGTGGAATTGAAATATTTAAATTTCATTACTAATCCTTCGGGGTATAGTCTCTCAATCGTACCAAAGTGGAATTGAAATTCTTTATGATTAACCTGATTTTTACCGCTAACTTCTCTCAATCGTACCAAAGTGGAATTGAAATATTTAATCCTCCTAGTGCATAAGGTCTTGAACCGACTCTCAATCGTACCAAAGTGGAATTGAAATCTATGACTGAGTTGTTCGATTGATTGTGAATTTCGCTCTCAATCGTACCAAAGTGGAATTGAAATTGGATAACTCTACAAAAACAAGCTGAGAAATGTGCCTCTCAATCGTACCAAAGTGGAATTGAAATGCCAGAAATGTAACCTTTATAGGTTTTACAGTGCTTCTCTCAATCGTACCAAAGTGGAATTGAAATTACGTGGCACAAGAAAATAAAAGAATGAAAGTATACAGTGCTTCTCTCAATCGTACCAAAGTGGAATTGAAATTACGTGGCACAAGAAAATAAAAGAATGAAAGTATACTCTCAATCGTAAAGTGGAATTGAAATCTGAAAACATCACCTCTTCCGATTCTAAAAACCTCTCCTCTCAATCGTACCAAAGTGGAATTACAAACATTTTTCATTCATAATAGTTCCAACATAATTCTGTATTGTAATTTCAGCTATTCTATAAAATACTTTTGCCTGATGCTGAAAAATGTACCATTTTTTATTTTTAAACACATCTAATTTGCTCTCTTGTCACAAATTCTTTTTCTATATTCACTTCTACAAAAAATATTATTTATTCATGAGAATATTACATACATCCGATTGGCATATCGGACAGCGTTTGCATGGCAAAGACCGATTCGATGAACATGAAAACTTTTTCAACTGGATTCTTCATATCATTAATGAAAAACAAATTGATTTACTCCTTATTGCGGGAGATATATTTGATGTTGGTTATCCTTCGAATGCTGCATTGCAACAATACTATCGCTTTCTTACAAAATGTAAAGAAAGTTCTTGTCAAAAGCTTATTATAACAGGTGGTAATCATGATTATGTAAGCACTTTAAACGCGCCACAAAGCCTTTTAGATGCATTAGATATTTCTGTTATTGGTGGCGTGCCCGATTCCATTGATAAGGAAATAATAGAAGTAAAAAATAAAGAAGGCCAATTAGCCGCTTATGTCTGTGCTGTGCCTTTCTTAAGAGATCGAGATATTCGCAAAGGTATAGCGGGTGAGAGCTACGAAGACAAAGTAAAGGCAACAAGCTTGGGTATTTCCAATCATTACCAGGAAGTGGCTAATTGTGTTGAAAAAATCAATACAAAAAAATTACCCGTAATTGCAACTGGACATCTTTATATGGCTGGTTCTTCCACCAGCGATAGCGAAAGAGATATTCAAATGGGAAATCAGGCAGCTTTTAAGTGGAATGATTTTCCTCAAAACTTTAACTATGTTGCCTTAGGACATATTCATCGTCCACAACGCATATCTAAACAAGAACAAGTTCGTTATTCCGGATCGCCAATTCCCTTAAGTTTTAGTGAGAAAAATGACCTAAAAGAAGTTGTTATTGTAGAATTCAAGGATAATAAACTCGATTCGATAGAATCAGTTCCGGTACCATTATTTAGAAGACTTATTGCATTTACCGGAAATTTAGATAAAGTTACCGCACAAATACGACAACATAAATCGGTAGGTGAATTTACAGATTGGGCTGAAATTCAAATTGTAGAAGAAAACTACGATCCTAATTTGATACAAAAATACAAAGAGCTTTTGTCTGAAGATTTTGATTTGGAAATTATAAAACCATCCATCAGCTTTAAGGATCGTATTACGGGTGTATCAGAATTGTATGAGGAACAAGTTGCTTTAAAAGACCTAACAAACCAAGAGGTTTTTGAGAAACTTTTAGATCGTTCGAATTTCGAAGACCGAACTGAATTACAAAACAGCTACCAACAGCTATTGCAGGAAATGAATGAACAGGAACAATAAGATCATATTTCATATACGATGAAGATTACCCAACTAAGAATAAAAAACCTTAACTCTTTAAAAGAGGAACATACTATAAATTTTAATAAAGCCCCATTAAGTGAAACAGGTTTATTTGCCATTACTGGCCAAACAGGAGCAGGTAAAAGTACTTTACTCGATGCTATCAGCTTAGCTTTATATAACCAAATTCCGCGCAGTGGAAAACTATCTACTGCTAATATTGAAAAATTTGGGACATTAATCACACGAGGAACATCCGATTGTTTCGCTGAAGTTGAATACCTGGTGAGTGGAAATAGCTACCGTTCGAAATGGAGCATTAGTCGAAACAGAAATCACAATCTTCGTGATTACGAAATGGAACTTTCTCAATTGAATCACGATGGTGAATGGGATATTTTGGAACAAGCAAAAAGAAATATCCCAAGCAAAAATACTGAGATAACTGGTCTAAACTACGATCAATTCGTAAAATCAATTGTTCTATCGCAAGGCGAATTTGCCAGATTTTTAAAGGCAAATGCCAACGAACGCTCCGAGTTACTTGAGAAAATTACGGGAACTGAAATTTACCGCCAAATTGGAATCGCAGCTTATACCAAGCTAAGAGAGCAAAAAGCAAAAATAGAAGCTTTAAATAATAAAATGCAGGGCATAGAACTATTAAGCCCAGAAGATAAAGAAAGTATTATAGAGAAAAGTAAAGAGCTAAAGATCGAACTTGAAAAGTTAGAGAAGCAAATCAAAATCACCAAAGAACAAATTGATATTCGCAAACAAGAATCAGCACTTAAACTTTCTCTTGAAAAAAATAGAAAAGATGAAGAAATAATCAAAAAAGAAATTCAAGATTTCGCTCCCCATTTGCAACAACTCGAACAACATAACAAACTGATTCATATTAAGGGAGATTTGCAACAAAACATACTATTGGCAAATCAAATTGAACAGCTTAAAAAACAAACTGGAGAATGGGAAAAACAAATTACAGATAAAAAGAAAGAGCTTGAGCAAATAAGTAAGCAAGTAGCTATTCTTATTGAGAATGAAAAACGCTTAAACACAGAGCGCAAACAGTTGTTACCTATTCTTAACAAGGTTTCACTCTTAGATGAACAATTAAAAAATCTGACAGCTCAAATCAAAGAATACAAAAATGAATTGAATGGCTCTACCCTTGCCTATAAAAATCTGGAAACAAAACAGAATGAACACACTAAAAATTTAAAAACCTGTGAGAATTACAAATTAGAAATTGAGAAGTTTCTTAGCAAAAATAAAGCCCTTGAAGAGGTTCCTGCTTTATTACCTTTGGTGAATGAGCAAGTAAAGCAAATGAGAAATATCTTTTCAAAGTTCGATGAGGAAGTAAAAATTTTACAAAATAAAGAGCTGAGAAATCAACTACTTAAAGGAAGTAATTGGACTGAAAAAATTGAGATTATTCATAAAAATATCGATGATTTCAAAACTCAGCTACTCCCACTTGAAGAAGAGCTAAAAAAAGCAAAATTTAGTAATCGAGACGAGTTAAAACAACTAACAGAACAAGCAGCTCAAAAAATTAGGAGTCTTGATCAACTTGAACTACTTCAGAAGTCTTACATTAAGAATAATAAAGAAAAACTTGAGTTAGAACTAAAATTAAAAGCTAACAATAAATCAATAGCCACAGGTAAAGATTTTCTGAAAGAAGAAGAACCTAAATTAAAAGTTTTACAACTTAAAGAGAAAGAAATAAATCTGCGAATACAGCGCTTACAGCTAGAATCGTCATTAGAGGATAAACGTGAAAAACTAATTCCTAACGAGCCTTGTCCTTTGTGCGGTTCAACTCATCATCCTTTTGTAGAAAGCTACGAAAATAAGAGTAAGGAAAGCAAAAAAGAGCAAGAACAATTAAATGCTGATATAAAAAGTATAACAAACAATATCGATGCAAAACAAAAAGAATTGGTTCACCTAAATGCCGACAATAAGAATATTCAAGAGCAATCTGACAAATTAAAAATTACTTTGAATGATGATTTTCAAGATTTTGAAAAAGAAAAGTTAAAACTCAAAATCTCTTTGAAAATACTCGATGAAGATAGCTTAAAAAAACTAATTGAAGATATTAAGAATCAGGATCTACAAATAAAAAAATTAGCTTTAAAATTCGATTCTAAGGAGAATATTAATAAAAATTTACAATTACTAAAGCCCATTATTGATAAAGCAACACAAATTGCCGAAGCTCAAAAACAAAGTGAACTCCATCTGTCTAAATTATCAGAGTTTATTGAGGGAAAATCAAATCTAAAATCAAAATTAGAAAGCTTAAGTACCCTTCATATTCAATATCAAAAGAAAAAAGAAGAACTTTCATCTCAAGACAAAAAAATTGTTCAACTAAATGAATTGATAAAAGCAGGAATTGAAAAACTAGAAGCAAACCGCAAAGAGATAAACCAGCAAACACTTAAGCTTAACAAATTTTCTGAATCTAAATTAGATATTGATAAAAAGCGAAAAGAATTATTAGGCGATAAATTACCAGCCGAAGAGCAAATAAAAATCGATAATAAACTAGAGCAAGCAAGTCTGCAATCGCAAGAAAGTAAGAAAAATGAACTAAACGCAAAAAACAACATTGCAAACCTGAAAACACTATTAAATAAGGAAGAAAAAAACCTTAGCGAATTGCAAAAAAAATACGAGAACGAATTTAAAACACTACTAGCTCTTGTTCGAGAACGATCTTTTGATAATTTAGAATTGGCAATTAAAGCTATTTTACCTGAAGAAATAGCCGAGAATATTAAAAATAAAAAAGATACTTATCAGAATAAAAAAACAGCTAATGAGCAAAGCAAAAAAGATATAGAAGAATCTTTAGTGAAAATAACTGAGAAACTTAGCGAGATGCCTACTGATGAGCTCTTAAAAAATGAAAAACTCGAAGATGCGCGATTAGGAGAAGCGAATAAAAATTTAGGTGCCTTTGAACAACAACTAAAACAAGACAAAGAGAATCAAAAACGTGCAGGAAGTCTGCTAAATGAATTGGAATTACAAAGAAAGGAAGTTAAGCGTTGGGACAACCTGAACAATTTAATTGGCGATGCTACAGGAAATAAATACAGTAAATTTGCTCAGGAACTTACCCTCCAACAAATGTTGAGTCTGGCAAATCAGCACCTTATGAAACTAGACAAGCGTTACCTTTTAAAATACAATGCGCAACAAAACGAAGACCTGTTTGTGGTAGATACTTTGCAAGGCAACGAGGAACGATCGGTTCGCACACTTTCGGGTGGTGAGAGCTTTATCATCTCACTTGCTTTGGCATTGGGTTTATCGGATTTAGCCGGCCAAAACACCCAATTGGAAACTCTCTTTATTGATGAAGGTTTTGGAAGCTTAGACCAAGTGACTCTTGAACTAGCTTTAGGAACTTTGGAGCGATTACAAGCCGAAAGTAACCGAACAATTGGCATAATTAGTCACGTTGAAGCTTTAAAGGAACGCATTAGCACACAAATAGAATTGGTAAAAGACAATTCGGGCAATAGCCATATTGAAATAAGATAAGCTTATAATACGTATTTTTTCAGACAGCTACTCTTGCTTGTACTATTCATAAAACGGCCTTTAAAATAAATTTAAGGCCGTTTTTTATTCTTTTATAATAATCATGCATAATTACCAGTCTATTTGTCCACCCGTTTCACCTCGCATTACTTTTTCTACTTCGGATACACTTGTCATATTAATATCGCCCAAAACTGTATGCTTAATAAACGATGCTGCTACTGCAAAATCGATAATGCGTTGGTTATTTTCCGGAAATTTATAAAAACCATAAATTAATCCTGCCATTAACGAATCTCCACCTCCAACTCTATCAACAATATGCGTAATTTCGTAGATAGGAGATTCCAATACATTCTTGCCATCAAAAATTATTCCCACGAGCCTATTATAGTTGGCATTAATAGTTCCTCTCCTACTTGTTATTACTTTTTTTATTC
This genomic interval from uncultured Marinifilum sp. contains the following:
- a CDS encoding IS66 family transposase, with the protein product MSLKLENKNKDELLELIQKQNLLIQENEQIITSQQNYIKQLQRIAFGSKSERFAKGSVDENQLSLSFEELAQKDKDIKDETVKEKISYTRKKASNHKGRNKLPEHLPVREIIINPEENINGLKKIGEERTEILEYTPGKFFKLVLIRPKYEKENQEGVLIANMPSRPIEKCLAGNALLSSILINKYVDHLPLYRQRQIFKRADIEIAPSTIDSWVQQLGDLLNPLYEAMVNTVKNDGYLQADETPTRVLDKQKKGKTHRGFYWVYHSPLKRMVVFDYQKRRNKDAPRKILNEFAGYLQTDGYKVYDQYKNKKEVTHLACWAHARRYFEKALDQDQTRAEFAMLQIQKIYAIEREISDLSADQKKAVRLEKSLPVLNNFGKWICNESKLVLPKSPIGKAFLYAINLWDSLLAYLYNGELLIDNNPIENSIRPNALGRKNYLFAGSHEGAKRTAMFYTFFGTCKMHNVDPQKWLNSVLEQIADHKVNKLYELFPQNLM
- the tnpB gene encoding IS66 family insertion sequence element accessory protein TnpB (TnpB, as the term is used for proteins encoded by IS66 family insertion elements, is considered an accessory protein, since TnpC, encoded by a neighboring gene, is a DDE family transposase.); protein product: MIAISTNTKIFVYSQPCDMRKGFDGLSGLVQNRMQLDPMNGYLFVFFNKNRTHVKILSWDSDGFCIYYKRLEKGTFKRPTARIDTPNFELTNEELFMILQGIDFEKCKKRRRYLSTNFVD
- a CDS encoding exonuclease SbcCD subunit D C-terminal domain-containing protein; this translates as MRILHTSDWHIGQRLHGKDRFDEHENFFNWILHIINEKQIDLLLIAGDIFDVGYPSNAALQQYYRFLTKCKESSCQKLIITGGNHDYVSTLNAPQSLLDALDISVIGGVPDSIDKEIIEVKNKEGQLAAYVCAVPFLRDRDIRKGIAGESYEDKVKATSLGISNHYQEVANCVEKINTKKLPVIATGHLYMAGSSTSDSERDIQMGNQAAFKWNDFPQNFNYVALGHIHRPQRISKQEQVRYSGSPIPLSFSEKNDLKEVVIVEFKDNKLDSIESVPVPLFRRLIAFTGNLDKVTAQIRQHKSVGEFTDWAEIQIVEENYDPNLIQKYKELLSEDFDLEIIKPSISFKDRITGVSELYEEQVALKDLTNQEVFEKLLDRSNFEDRTELQNSYQQLLQEMNEQEQ
- a CDS encoding AAA family ATPase translates to MKITQLRIKNLNSLKEEHTINFNKAPLSETGLFAITGQTGAGKSTLLDAISLALYNQIPRSGKLSTANIEKFGTLITRGTSDCFAEVEYLVSGNSYRSKWSISRNRNHNLRDYEMELSQLNHDGEWDILEQAKRNIPSKNTEITGLNYDQFVKSIVLSQGEFARFLKANANERSELLEKITGTEIYRQIGIAAYTKLREQKAKIEALNNKMQGIELLSPEDKESIIEKSKELKIELEKLEKQIKITKEQIDIRKQESALKLSLEKNRKDEEIIKKEIQDFAPHLQQLEQHNKLIHIKGDLQQNILLANQIEQLKKQTGEWEKQITDKKKELEQISKQVAILIENEKRLNTERKQLLPILNKVSLLDEQLKNLTAQIKEYKNELNGSTLAYKNLETKQNEHTKNLKTCENYKLEIEKFLSKNKALEEVPALLPLVNEQVKQMRNIFSKFDEEVKILQNKELRNQLLKGSNWTEKIEIIHKNIDDFKTQLLPLEEELKKAKFSNRDELKQLTEQAAQKIRSLDQLELLQKSYIKNNKEKLELELKLKANNKSIATGKDFLKEEEPKLKVLQLKEKEINLRIQRLQLESSLEDKREKLIPNEPCPLCGSTHHPFVESYENKSKESKKEQEQLNADIKSITNNIDAKQKELVHLNADNKNIQEQSDKLKITLNDDFQDFEKEKLKLKISLKILDEDSLKKLIEDIKNQDLQIKKLALKFDSKENINKNLQLLKPIIDKATQIAEAQKQSELHLSKLSEFIEGKSNLKSKLESLSTLHIQYQKKKEELSSQDKKIVQLNELIKAGIEKLEANRKEINQQTLKLNKFSESKLDIDKKRKELLGDKLPAEEQIKIDNKLEQASLQSQESKKNELNAKNNIANLKTLLNKEEKNLSELQKKYENEFKTLLALVRERSFDNLELAIKAILPEEIAENIKNKKDTYQNKKTANEQSKKDIEESLVKITEKLSEMPTDELLKNEKLEDARLGEANKNLGAFEQQLKQDKENQKRAGSLLNELELQRKEVKRWDNLNNLIGDATGNKYSKFAQELTLQQMLSLANQHLMKLDKRYLLKYNAQQNEDLFVVDTLQGNEERSVRTLSGGESFIISLALALGLSDLAGQNTQLETLFIDEGFGSLDQVTLELALGTLERLQAESNRTIGIISHVEALKERISTQIELVKDNSGNSHIEIR